The region GGCAATCAAGACCGCATCGCTGTCCTGCATCAGCAGAGCCAACACGTCGGAGCGCTTCAAAACCGGGATATTCAGCTCGGCAGCCCCCGCCAACTCCGGGTTAGTCTTCGGGATCGCCGCGAAGGAAATCACCACGGCCTCGGGAAAGTCCTGCTCCCCCGCTAGCTCGAGGTTCGCCCGGTCATGCCCAATCGCAATCTCCGCGCCCATCGCCCGAAGCCCCACGACGGCGCGGGATTCCTTCATGTCGGAGCCTGTGACACGAACTCCGCGCGCCAGCAGGATTCGCGCCACGCCGGACATTCCGGCGCCACCGATGCCGATCATGTGGACGCTGGCGGGCAACTCGCCCACAACGGGCTGGAACTGATCAAAATCGATGTTCATGCTTGCTCGCTTCACTTCCTAGTTGATTGCGTACGACAGCACGCGTCGGGCAATGTTTTCAGCCGCGCTGCCATGGCCCGCGTTGGCCGTGGCTCGGCTGAACTCCTCAAGCCTCTTTGCATCCTTGACCAGTGGGATGACGGTATCGACCACCGAGGCCACAGTGAGGGAATCATCGGAGATGAGGATGCCGCCGCCGGCGGCAATCACGTCACTGGCGTTGAGCGCTTGCTCACCGTTTCCATGCGGCAGAGGCACGTACACCGCGGGTAGCCCAACCGCCGACACCTCCGCCACCGTCATGGCTCCGGAGCGGCACAGGATTAAGTCCGCCGCGGAGTAGGCAAGATCCATGCGGTCGACGTAGGGCACTGCCACGTACGGAGCAGCCGGATTCGTGGATTCGACCTCGACCGCATTCTTCTTGCCATAGGCATGCAGCACAGACACGCCTGCGCGAGCTAGCTCCGGCGCGGCATCAGCGACGGCGTCATTGATGGACTTCGCTCCCTGGGAGCCGCCGGTGACAAACAGCACCGGTCCTTCCTGCGGAAGCCCGAAGAACTCCCGGGCCTCCGCCCGCTTTTCCGCGCGGTTCAACTCGGACAGGCTCGACCGCACCGGATTGCCGATTACCTCGGCCTTCATCCCGGAACCGCTGACCGCTGCCAGCCCGGCGCCACCGAGCGCTACGCCCAGCTTGTTGGCCATTCCGGCGCGGGCGTTGGCCTCGTGGACCAGGAAGGGAATCTTCTTTCCCGCGCGGCAAGCCAGGTATGCGGGCGCCGAAACGTACCCGCCGAAACCAATAACGGCGTCCGCACCCAAGTCGTCGAGAATCTTGCGAGTCTGTCGAACCGCCTTAGCCACATTGAGCGGCAGCTTAAAAAGGTCCGCGGTTGGCTTACGTGGCACTGGCACCGGCGGAATTAGCTCTAGCTCGTAGCCGCGCGCGGGCACGAGCGTCGACTCGAGCCCGCGGGTCGTTCCGAGAGCGACCACGCGCACTCCGGGGCAAAGTTCTTTGACCGCGTCGGCCACAGCCAGGGCAGGCTCGATGTGCCCGGCAGTCCCGCCGCCCGCGACGACAACCGTCGGGGCCGTCCCATCGGATTTCATGAAAGTCTCTTTATCCGTCATGGCCTAGCGATACCTCCTGCGCGGTCCCCCGCCATCTCTTCTCTGATCCCCGTACTTTCGACTACTACCCTCCGCTTGCCGACGCACCGACGGCCCCGAACGGAAACCCTGCCGTTCACGGCCTCGCGCCGGGGCCTGCACTCGGGTATCCCCGCGCCCTTGCGGCCTCGGGCCTCTATCGCGCGGATCCCTCGGGTGGGCGCTCGTTCGAGCCCCGCTAGTGGTTACCGGCGGCCCGAACTGCTGTGGGTCGCGGTGCGACCTAATCCTTGGCGCCTGACGAGCCGACTCATCATAGGGCAACGGCTCCGGAAGGCCCAGGATGCGATCGATGCCCGGGCGCCCCTCGGTCTGCATTGCAGAGACCGCTTCCGACTCATGGCGGGCACACGTGGCCAGCAACCCCATCGACAGCAGCGTCACCAGCGCCGACGTACCGCCGGCCGAAATCAGCGGCAGCTGCAGGCCCGTCACGGGCAACGCACCCACAACGTAGCCGATGTTGATAAACGCCTGGACGACCGTCGCGGTCGTCAGGGTTCCGGCGAGCAGTCGCAGGAAAGGATCGTGCTGCCGCCCTGCAATGCGCAGGCCAACCCAGCCGAGTGCCGCGTAGAGAAGGATGACTGTCACGGCGCCCACAAATCCCGTCTCCTCACCGATAATCGCGAAGATGAAGTCGTTCTTCGCTTCGGGAAGGTAGAACCACTTCGCGCTGGACTGGCCCAGACCGACACCGGTCATGGAACCGTCGGCAAGCGAAAGAAAGCCCTGGTAGGACTGATATGCATCGCCCTGAACGTCATCGAAATTACCCAGCAGCGAATCGAGGTAGACGCGGATTCGGGCCGAACGGAAGCCCTCCGTCAGTGTGAAAAGCACGAAACCGATGGCACCGACGGCAATCATCGAGGTCACGAAAACTCGCGGCAGACCGGCGAACCACGCCAGAGCCACAACGACGAAAGCCATCGAGGCGACCATACCGAGGTCCTTCTGCGCCATGACTAGGCCCAGAACTAAGACGCTAACGAAGGTGAATGTGGCGAATAGGTCCTTGTAGGTCACCGCGGTGCGCACACGCTCCGCGAGATACATGGAGCCCCACAGCGCCAGGGCAATCTTCGCGAGCTCCGAAGGCTGCATGGTGAAGCCACCGAAACTGAGCCACGAGCGCGCGCCCGTCTCTTCCAGGCCGATACCTATGCCGGGAATAATAACGAGGATTAGAAGGACGAAGGAGAAGCCGAGGCCCCACGGTGCGAGCTTGCGGATGAACTCTACCGGCAGCTTTAGCATGATCCACATAAAAATCAGACCGCCGGCGACCATAATCAGCTGCCTGATGAACACCGACCATACGTTGCCGGAATCGCGACCGGCGCTGGCCATCGATGCGGACAGCACCATAACCAGGCCGATGGAGGTCAGCAGACCAATAATCGTCATCAGCAGCAGGTAGTCGAACAGCGGACGCGACTTCCAGTCGTTAAACCGCTCGACGAGCGCCGAACGCTGCCGCTTTTGGCTACTCGGAGCCTTCTGCTTCGTGGCTGCGCCCCTGGTGCGCTGCGCGGACTGGCTCAAATCTCTGGCTTTGCGGGAACTATCCATCAATGGTCGTCGCCTTCCGTGCCCACTCGGCGAAGAGGTCGCCACGCTCCGCCATGCCAGAGTACATGTCCAAGCTCGCCGCGGCCGGAGCCAGCAGCACCACATCGCCCACGGAGGCGGACTCCGCGGCCGCGATGCAGGCCTTCGCCATCGCATCGACCTTGTCGGTATCCGCGATCGCGGTGACCGGGACAGCGGGGGCGATTCGGGCTAGCGCATCACAGATTTCCTGGCGGTCCGTGCCCAAAACGATCACGGACTGCAGACGGTGCGCGTGCTTGGCAATAAGCGGTGCGATGTCCGCTCCCTTTAGCTGACCGCCCGCAATCCAGACAACCCGGTCATGGCCGGACAGGGCAGCGTCCGCTGCGTGCGGGTTCGTCGCCTTGGAGTCATCAATCCAGGGGACGCCCCCGTGGTCGAATACAACCTGGCCGCGGTGGGCACGGACCTCAAAGGAGCCGAGGGCCGCCGCGATATCCTCCGCTGGCGTGCCAATACTGCGCGCGAGCGCAGTCGCCGCTACCGCATCTAGAATTCCGGCGCGGCCGGGCGGGGAAATGCCCGCAGCCGGAGCAATGATGATTCCCTCTCCGAGGTTTTCCTCCTCCGTACCGAAAGCGCGGTCGACAATCATGCCGTCGCGGACACCGACCTGGTTTGCCTCGGGGGCGGCATCGGTAAAGCCAATCGGGGCGCGGCCGAATTCTCCGTTAGAGCGCATCTGCTCAACATGCTCGACCACATCGGCGTCATCGACGCCGTAAACGGCGACACCGCCCATCAAGGCCCGGGTCTTATCGCGGCCGTAGTTCTCGTAAGAGCCATGCCAGTCGATGTGATCCTCGGCGAGGTTAAGCAGCACTCCTGCATTCGGGCGCAGGTTCGGAGCCCAGTGCAGCTGGAAGCTCGACAACTCGGCTGCGAGAACTTCAATCCGCGGCTGCGCCTTCAGCGCGTCGTGAAGCGCGACGCCGATATTGCCGACGG is a window of Corynebacterium lactis RW2-5 DNA encoding:
- the ftsW gene encoding putative lipid II flippase FtsW, which codes for MDSSRKARDLSQSAQRTRGAATKQKAPSSQKRQRSALVERFNDWKSRPLFDYLLLMTIIGLLTSIGLVMVLSASMASAGRDSGNVWSVFIRQLIMVAGGLIFMWIMLKLPVEFIRKLAPWGLGFSFVLLILVIIPGIGIGLEETGARSWLSFGGFTMQPSELAKIALALWGSMYLAERVRTAVTYKDLFATFTFVSVLVLGLVMAQKDLGMVASMAFVVVALAWFAGLPRVFVTSMIAVGAIGFVLFTLTEGFRSARIRVYLDSLLGNFDDVQGDAYQSYQGFLSLADGSMTGVGLGQSSAKWFYLPEAKNDFIFAIIGEETGFVGAVTVILLYAALGWVGLRIAGRQHDPFLRLLAGTLTTATVVQAFINIGYVVGALPVTGLQLPLISAGGTSALVTLLSMGLLATCARHESEAVSAMQTEGRPGIDRILGLPEPLPYDESARQAPRIRSHRDPQQFGPPVTTSGARTSAHPRDPRDRGPRPQGRGDTRVQAPARGRERQGFRSGPSVRRQAEGSSRKYGDQRRDGGGPRRRYR
- the murD gene encoding UDP-N-acetylmuramoyl-L-alanine--D-glutamate ligase yields the protein MINSPDSTNSADTRNIDLVAVVRSGRTLVAGAGVSGRGAISMLQDMGCPEIVLVDDSPQGVSVAGEFGIACATSSAAVELLDDAAAVVTSPGWRPDSALFIAAAAAGVPVFGDVAVAFAGDRALLWGPSRKWLVVTGTNGKTTTTSMLAEMLGERGQAVGNIGVALHDALKAQPRIEVLAAELSSFQLHWAPNLRPNAGVLLNLAEDHIDWHGSYENYGRDKTRALMGGVAVYGVDDADVVEHVEQMRSNGEFGRAPIGFTDAAPEANQVGVRDGMIVDRAFGTEEENLGEGIIIAPAAGISPPGRAGILDAVAATALARSIGTPAEDIAAALGSFEVRAHRGQVVFDHGGVPWIDDSKATNPHAADAALSGHDRVVWIAGGQLKGADIAPLIAKHAHRLQSVIVLGTDRQEICDALARIAPAVPVTAIADTDKVDAMAKACIAAAESASVGDVVLLAPAAASLDMYSGMAERGDLFAEWARKATTIDG
- the murG gene encoding undecaprenyldiphospho-muramoylpentapeptide beta-N-acetylglucosaminyltransferase → MKSDGTAPTVVVAGGGTAGHIEPALAVADAVKELCPGVRVVALGTTRGLESTLVPARGYELELIPPVPVPRKPTADLFKLPLNVAKAVRQTRKILDDLGADAVIGFGGYVSAPAYLACRAGKKIPFLVHEANARAGMANKLGVALGGAGLAAVSGSGMKAEVIGNPVRSSLSELNRAEKRAEAREFFGLPQEGPVLFVTGGSQGAKSINDAVADAAPELARAGVSVLHAYGKKNAVEVESTNPAAPYVAVPYVDRMDLAYSAADLILCRSGAMTVAEVSAVGLPAVYVPLPHGNGEQALNASDVIAAGGGILISDDSLTVASVVDTVIPLVKDAKRLEEFSRATANAGHGSAAENIARRVLSYAIN